Genomic segment of Phycisphaerales bacterium:
GCGACCCGGCCGACGTAGAGGCTGATCGGGCGATCGCCGGGCAGAAAGTCCTTGTCGCCGGGCTTGAAGAGATCAGCGTCCACGCCGCGCGTCCACACGCGCACATTGGCGAAGCCTCGCGCCTCGAGTTCTTCTCTCACATGGGCGGTGGGCACGAGCGTGGCGTTGGCCCGGCCGTGAAACCAGCGCATGACGCGATACGTCCAGCTCGCAGGAATCCAGGCGTATTTCTCGAGATACTGTGGAAACTGAGTGTGATACGAGGTGTTGAACGGGATGTTCCGCAGGCCGCAATGCAGCCGCGCAGCGATGCCAAGCGGCCCTTCGGTGGCAATGTGAATCGCTTGCGGATTGAACTCGCGCAGCATCCGTCGCATCTTGCGACCCGGCAGCCACGCGAGGCGAATCTCCGGATAGCGAGGCAGCGGATACGTGCGGAAGAGTTGCGGGTTGATGACGAGGATCTCATCGCCCATCGCCTCAAGTTGACGCACGACGTGGCCCAGCGTGGTCACCACGCCATTGACCTGCGGCAGCCAGGCGTCGGTGACAAGTGCGATTCGCATGCCGATTGTTGGCGGTTCGGCCCAGACGTTCAGCGAGACAGGCGCTCATTCACCGAAGGCAAACCCGGCCCGGGCACCCCCGGC
This window contains:
- a CDS encoding glycosyltransferase family 1 protein encodes the protein MRIALVTDAWLPQVNGVVTTLGHVVRQLEAMGDEILVINPQLFRTYPLPRYPEIRLAWLPGRKMRRMLREFNPQAIHIATEGPLGIAARLHCGLRNIPFNTSYHTQFPQYLEKYAWIPASWTYRVMRWFHGRANATLVPTAHVREELEARGFANVRVWTRGVDADLFKPGDKDFLPGDRPISLYVGRVATEKNIEAFLEADVPGTKYIVGDGPARPGLQRKYPNARFVGVKKGEELAKHYAAADVFVFPSRTDTFGVVMLEAMACGVPVAAYPVTGPIDVVAPGVSGVLHDDLATAIRGALKVDPASCLKYAQGFSWKRCAEMFREALKPDRSRE